One window of Vitis riparia cultivar Riparia Gloire de Montpellier isolate 1030 chromosome 5, EGFV_Vit.rip_1.0, whole genome shotgun sequence genomic DNA carries:
- the LOC117915329 gene encoding protein GAMETE EXPRESSED 2, producing the protein MAIQMHLCAAVALLASSSFFTASTSGLAQSVEVPKPSFAFSWLDDLNTFEAGGIATIKIKVLGDFDSRGNGSLDERAFNPTLTINGKMGNSSYISGVSSNLEGDSSNWRISFTPIMAGVFNVIISDKHFGILDSSLHFEVLAGHIYPSVCVASWMSSINEFVAGTRVTVLILPRDAFGNNISSSSDDPNSSNFIVSASNATGSVANLLNITNMGWNKFGYISIELNVATAGSLLLHVEGENQTLNGSPLPFKVNPGPLDVANCVATWNFGTNVLQIFSKVEIFIHQQDQYGNLVSGLYAFDAQVVEKETNLSIPVADLHFEEVSPGIQLFSFSVLEPGNFILTIFDTKQNKSISNMSYDYTVFVGYCDGLRSVINGSGLDNSVAGEMSRFTIYLNDIYQYPSPVELEWLQVQIVRVIDSYHLLPSIYPMQIVNGSQPNGTLSYDDTSHLEISPAPSVELNDTSVGNSIVQASAFDVIYTPEKSGIYEICLFCGNIQLNDGHSFTKEVRAGEVNMTLSGVVKYAPKVPKLIKNEIVVKLLDSFSNPITLQQSRLKLEIGSINSSGLSWMFVDNNDGSYVAHYLAKDVGTYELCASFDGNHFLPCPFGVNVYSSEYFPKAYDDVVSVWEDQSIAFDALENDYFAGDSANITDSSEPDHGSLLQYGGLFRYTPYKGFFGNDSFNYTISDVNGNLATGAVHISVLSIPPQFVSFPSQLQAIEDMISPRFGGFPGFEITYSDMMENISVNLSAEYGTIFLSPMLMQFWQPLSSGLSVNRGDGEAEDLILEGRAEVINIALQSIKYLGNENFCGDDAIQVSTMNRNGINYLNVPVFVEPINDPPFIHIPEFIILKNRKEDGSLIFDREQDKFEFFIGDPDLLYIPGGESLFVVMFSVEVNSGSLVVNLPAELINTTELKLKNSYQWQTLQTFVTISKHFMVKAKGIRFRGTVNDCNYVMQQLIYQGGEHGAVLTVTLNDMGNYGGCPDSAEKISMPLFTEASVNLIRRSPMSSLVAHTLGSAIVVEFVVVFFLGVLLLFFTCRCAIVLINERRSRDIKNIRLSKVSSLHKPTPNTDLSTDATYFTGCCPSRLLLTGRPSNFHQRSHHHSRNGDSGDSAQDTFGASQSYSDRYQRTPLPIEKRKSVTV; encoded by the exons ATGGCGATTCAAATGCACCTATGCGCAGCCGTGGCACTCTTGGCTTCCTCCTCTTTCTTCACAGCCTCCACTTCTGGCCTCGCACAATCAG TTGAAGTACCGAAACCGAGTTTTGCTTTCAGTTGGTTAGACGATCTTAATACATTTGAAGCCGGTGGGATTGCAACCATAAAGATCAAAGTACTTGGAGACTTTGACAGTAGAGGGAATGGCTCCCTTGATGAACGTGCTTTTAATCCAACACTCACTATAAATGGGAAGATGGGAAATAGTTCTTATATTTCCGGAGTTTCTTCAAATCTCGAGGGTGATTCTAGCAATTGGAGAATTTCATTCACTCCAATCATGGCTGGGGTATTTAATGTGATTATCAGCGACAAACATTTCGGAATCTTAGATTCATCTCTTCATTTTGAAGTGCTGGCAG GGCATATATACCCATCTGTTTGTGTTGCTTCATGGATGAGTTCTATAAACGAATTTGTAGCTGGCACAAGAGTCACAGTTCTGATACTTCCTAGAGATGCCTTTGGGAATAATATCTCTTCTTCAAGTGATGATCCAAATTCTTCTAATTTTATAGTTTCTGCATCTAATGCAACTGGTTCAGTGGCAAACCTTCTCAATATCACCAACATGGGATGGAATAAATTTGGCTACATCAGCATTGAGTTGAATGTGGCCACAGCTGGAAGCCTGTTGTTACATGTAGAAGGGGAAAATCAGACTTTGAATGGTTCTCCACTACCATTTAAGGTGAACCCAG GACCACTGGATGTCGCCAACTGTGTGGCAACATGGAATTTTGGGACAAATGTACtacaaatattttctaaagTGGAAATCTTTATACACCAGCAAGACCAATATGGGAACCTTGTTTCAGGATTGTATGCATTTGATGCTCAAGTTGTTGAAAAGGAGACAAATTTGTCTATACCTGTAGCAGATTTACACTTTGAAGAAGTGTCGCCTGGAATTCAGTTATTTTCATTCAGTGTATTGGAACCAGGGAACTTCATTCTGACAATATTTGACACAAAGCAGAATAAGAGCATCTCCAATATGTCCTATGACTATACTGTCTTTGTAG GTTATTGCGATGGGTTAAGGAGTGTCATCAATGGATCTGGTTTAGATAATTCTGTTGCTGGAGAAATGTCACGTTTTACTATTTATTTGAATGATATTTATCAGTATCCCTCCCCAGTTGAATTAGAATGGCTTCAAGTGCAGATTGTGCGGGTAATCGATTCCTATCATCTACTTCCAAGCATATACCCAATGCAGATTGTCAATG GAAGCCAGCCGAATGGAACACTGAGCTATGATGACACCAGTCATTTAGAAATTTCTCCTGCTCCATCTGTTGAGCTGAATGACACT TCTGTTGGGAACTCGATAGTTCAGGCAAGTGCTTTTGATGTCATTTATACACCTGAGAAGAGTGGgatttatgaaatttgtttattttgtggAAATATTCAGTTGAATGATGGTCACTCATTCACAAAGGAAGTAAGAGCAG GTGAGGTTAATATGACGCTTTCAGGAGTTGTCAAGTATGCACCCAAAGTACCAaagttgattaaaaatgaaatagttgTGAAGCTATTGGATTCATTTTCTAATCCCATAACATTGCAACAATCAAGACTCAAACTAGAGATTGGTTCAATTAATAGTTCTGGTTTGAGTTGGATGTTTGTGGATAACAATGACGGGTCATATGTTGCTCACTATCTGGCTAAGGATGTTGGCACTTATGAATTATGTGCTTCTTTTGATGGCAACCATTTCTTACCGTGTCCCTTTGGGGTCAATGTATACAGTA gTGAATATTTTCCTAAAGCCTATGATGATGTGGTATCTGTCTGGGAAGATCAGTCAATCGCTTTCGATGCTTTAGAAAATGATTACTTTGCTGGTGACAGTGCAAATATTACTGACTCTTCAGAA CCAGATCATGGATCACTTCTACAGTATGGAGGACTCTTTAGATATACTCCCTACAAGGGATTCTTCGGAAATGATTCTTTCAATTACACAATATCTGATGTAAATGGAAATCTTGCTACTGGTGCGGTACATATATCTGTTCTTAGTATCCCACCTCAGTTTGTTTCCTTTCCAAGTCAGTTGCAAGCAATTGAAGATATGATAAGTCCCAGATTTGG TGGTTTCCCTGGTTTTGAGATAACATATTCAGATATGATGGAGAACATATCTGTTAATTTAAGTGCAGAATATGGGACGATTTTTCTCTCTCCTATGCTGATGCAATTTTGGCAGCCATTGTCGAGTGGACTTTCTGTCAACAGAGGGGATGGAGAAGCTGAGGATTTGATTTTGGAGGGTCGTGCTGAAGTAATTAATATTGCCCTTCAGTCAATCAAATATCTTGG AAATGAGAACTTTTGTGGTGATGATGCCATCCAAGTATCTACCATGAATagaaatggaataaattatttgaatgttCCAGTCTTCGTGGAACCTATCAATGATCCTCCATTTATTCACATTCCTGAATTTATTATCTTGAAGAATAGGAAAGAAGATGGTTCACTAATCTTTGACAGAGAACAAGACAAGTTTGAGTTTTTCATTGGGGATCCAGATCTTCTTTACATCCCTG GTGGTGAATCTCTTTTTGTGGTAATGTTTTCTGTGGAGGTCAATTCTGGAAGTCTGGTTGTCAATCTACCAGCTGAGCTCATTAATACAACTGAACTGAAGCTAAAGAATAGTTATCAATGGCAAACTCTTCAGACTTTTGTTACCATCTCAAAACATTTTATGGTCAAAGCAAAGGGAATTAGATTTCGGGGAACAGTTAATGACTGCAACTATGTCATGCAACAACTAATATATCAA GGTGGAGAGCATGGTGCTGTTTTAACAGTGACATTGAATGACATGGGAAATTATGGGGGTTGTCCAGACTCCGCTGAAAAGATATCAATGCCCCTGTTTACTGAAGCTAGTGTAAATCTAATAAGACGAAGCCCAATGAGTTCATTGGTAGCTCATA CCCTAGGATCAGCAATTGTCGTTGAATTCGTCGTGGTGTTTTTTCTTGGTGTGctacttttatttttcacatgcaGATGTGCAATTGTTCTCATAAATGAAAGACGAAGCCGCGATATCAAGAATATTAGGCTATCTAAAGTATCAAGTTTGCATAAACCAACT CCCAACACAGATTTATCTACGGATGCGACTTACTTCACTGGTTGTTGTCCAAGCCGCTTGTTACTTACTGGCCGGCCTTCCAATTTCCACCAGAG GTCACACCACCATTCAAGAAATGGAGACTCCGGAGACTCTGCCCAAGACACTTTCGGGGCCTCTCAATCTTATAGTGATCGCTATCAACGGACTCCTCTTCCTATTGAAAAGAGGAAGAGTGTGACGGTTTGA